In Lactiplantibacillus pentosus, the sequence GACCTGTGCAGACAGTTCCTGTTGGGATAGATGAGCATAAATATTGAGCGTAATTTTAATATCACTATGACCCATTTGCATTTGTAGTGCTTTGACGTTGATATTATTTGCAACTTGAATTGATGCAAACGTGTGACGTAACCCGTGGACTGTGATTGTGGGTAAGTCCGTTTCACCTATCAAGGCCTCGAGCCAATGGTTGGGTGTCATCACTGACATGATTTGGCCTTTCTTGTTGGTAAAGATAAGATCTTTAGCCCGCGGGATGGCTACTAACGACTTGCGATACTTTTTAAGTCGGTCGATTGTTGAGCTATCCAGTGAGAGTGTGCGGTAGGCATTTCTAGTTTTGGGTGTTGATATTATCTGATGGTTATCAATTGAACGAGAGATAGTTTTACTGATTGTTACCATCCCATTCTTAAAATCAATATCCGACCATGTTAACGCAAGTGCTTCACCTTTCCGCATACCTGTGGTAGCAAGTAAATAAAACAGTGCACTACGGTCATACCGTGGTTGTGTTCTGTGTCCGTCGGTAGCATCAACAACTGATAGAAATGTAGCCAATTGCTCAGCAGTCCAAAAATTATCAGCTGCTTTATCCTTTGAATAGTCAACGGGAACTTTTGGGACGTCAACTAATTTCATTGGGTTGGTAGTAATAACGCCCATTTTTTGAGCTGTCCGGAAAACTAGTGCTGCATATTGGGATAGCTTATTGAACTGCTTAACACTCTCACGCCACTTTAAAGCTTCTTCTTGGCACTTTTGCCATGTAATCGTATTAATCCTCATGCCACCGAAAGAAGGCATTATATGGTGCTTAAAGATGCCTTCAACGCGATTCAAAGTACTTTCTTTTACGCCTAGCTTGTAAGTCTTTAGCCATACTTCGTAAACTTCATCGAAAGTAGGATTATCCATAATAGCAGCTGGATTGTTTTTACGCTGATCAAATTCAACTTTGGCGCGATCAAACGCTAACTTAGCAGCCTTACTACTACTAAAGCCCCCGTGGTGATAGGTTTTAGTTTTGGTGTTACCGTTAATATCAGTATACTTTCCAAGGTAGCCACGAACGTCATATACCCGTTTGCTACCAATTATTTTATGTGTAATTTTCATTTTATTTTTTCCTCCATATTGACTATGCGAGGGGCCAAATTATTGGAAAAAATATTGCAAGCAACACCTTCTTTCAGTAAAATAGAGTATACAAAAGGGGTACATGATTAATGTATTCTGGTGCAAGCACATCCAACTTCTTGGCGGGAGGGGATGTGCTTTTTTGCTCCTTACAGGTCGTTATTAGCGAATGTATCTCTTAAAAGAACTAATGCCAACAAAGCAATCCACATTAAAGGATAATGAAAATGATAGTAGAAAACAGCAAATATAATTCCAATAACTCCTACGATCATTATCAGCCACGAGACTAGGCTTGAAGTGTAATGTTTCTGATCAAGTGAAGGATTACTTTTAATAGCTGGTTTATATAGAGTAAAATGGGCTATTAATGAAAATATAAAGATAACTGGCAATATCCATAGTGAATCTGCAAATATTGATTTTGGATATGTTTCCTCCAATGCCAGCACTATGAAAAATGGGTAAAAGTCAATATTATTCACAAGAGCATATTTCCAATTGAAATTCATCGATCTAACCATCTCCAATAATTGTTAAGTTTTATATTCAAAAATTTAAACGCGAGCGGCAGGAGTCGGACCTGCATCAATATAGGATGTGAGACCTATGAGAAGTGTGCAAATAATCGTTCTACCGTTGAACTACGCTCGCATGTTAACAGAAGTTTCAATAGATGTTGTAAAAAGTTGTGTACATACCAAACAATCCCACGATGATGGCAACTATTAATTTGAGGGTTATTATAAACATGTTGTAGGGGTTGTTATGATTTGTTTGCAGAAGTGTGTCTACAACTAAGTAAAGAGATAGCACTATCAATCCCCAATCTAATAGTTTTGTGATATCAATATTCATAGGTGCCTCCATAATTATTTGCTATTAACGTACAATGCGAGCGACAGGAGTCGAACCTGCATAATAGTATTAGTGAGAGAGAAGGGGCATAGTGTTCTGCCATTGAACTACGCTCGCATAAGGGGACACCAACTTGTTATCTGATGTCTCACTATTTTAGATGTAAAAATTAATTTCGCTTGCTGTAAGGTACAGCATACTCTTCGGGCGCGTCTCTGGGACTAGCATGTTTCCAATGAGTGTTTGATTTATTCAGCATGGGGGGTCATCCTTTAAACAAGTAAACCTAGAGCCGTGAGCATCTTCGATAATAAAAATACGTTGAAAAGAATGTAGAGTATTGACAATTTTACAATTGTCGTGCTTGATATTATAAACGTCTGTATATATTTTCCCCATATTCATTACCTCGTTTCTATTTTGGGGGAGAGACGATATAAGCGAGCGGCAGGAGTTGGACCTGCATAGTAGTCCAAGAAAGAATGGGCTTCAAGACTTGGAACAATGTTCTACCGCTGAACTACGCTCGCAAGATGCCAACTGAAATGATTCAATTGGCTTGACTGGCAAAATTTTACTATTCCTCTCTTTGCTTGAAGCGTGTCACCAAATCGTCTTTAATTCCTTTAAGCATACGGTCGTATTCTGCTTCGGAATAGCTATCTTTTGATAGGTAGAGAATGGCGTCAGATTTTACAAAGGCTGTTAAGTCACTGATAATATCTTCTATTAGTTCGTACCTTGAAATATCTTGATGCATAGTATTGCCTTCTTTCTTTATTTTAATGCGAGCGGCAGGGGTCGAACCTGCATCTGAATAGTAGTTTGAGTTATTTAATCGAGGGAAAATAAAGCAACCGTTCTACCGTTGAACTACGCTCGCAAAGATGGACCTTGTTGGACTCGAACCAACGACCGGACGGTTATGAGCCGTCTGCTCTAACCAACTGAGCTAAAGGTCCAATGAAAATTTAAATGTGAGCGGCAGGAGTCGAACCTGCATCTGAAAGTATCTAGTCAGCAACTCAAAGGAGTACTATTCTACCGTTGAACTACGCTCGCATGTTGCCCGCTAGGCTGGTAGTGGGCGAGGGTGCTACTTTCGTTTATGAATCCAGTAAACTAACATGACGACTAGCGCTATGAAGCAAATGATGCCAATTTCAATGGTAAAGTCGAACACGTGTGTGCTGTACGTTCCTACATACAATTCCATAGCTTTTACCCCGATTAAAATATATTTATACTAGTTATACTTAGCATGTTTATACCCGGCTAAGCCGATAAAATATAATATCGCGATTGGCACCCAAATCACCATAACAATTGCTTGTGAAGGAATCCATGTTGCCAGGATAAATAGTACGGCTAATATTGGCAAAAAGATGTGGCCTAGTGTTCCTAATATCTTCCATAGTGCTAGAAAGATGACGATCATTATTAGTAGTCCCATTACAATTATTCCTCCAAATTCCCCAGCTTTTACCGACATCCGTATCTGGTCAGTAAGTTAACTTATTAGTGCGGAAGGCGTTAACGACATCATCTTCTAATCGTTTGGGTATACCAAAATTTTCCATAAACGGCATGACACTATTGTCAGCATACGTATCAACTTCGCTTAAATAAATTGGAATAAGTATTTTCAATGCTTCTAAATTAGCCATGCGCTCGTATTTAGATTTATTGCTAAAACTAGAAAAATATAATATTCCTTCATCATGGTTGATAACGTGGCCTAGTTCATGTGCCATTTGAAAGGCGATTTCAGACGGATTGTGCCATTTTAGGTTAATTAAAACGATGTTATTTTCCGGTTTGGCTGACGACGGAGTGTATGCATCTAGTTTGTCTGTTAAGATGCAAGATATTCCATGATCCCAAGCATACTGCATTAAACGCTTGATGTAGATATTCAAATATTATCAGTCCTTCCCACCGTTTAAGATGCGTTTGATGTACTCCATATCTTCAGGAGGGATAGGCTTACCCTGATAGGTCATAATATAGTCGTCATCTGTAATATCAACTTGTTTGGGCTTCATTGAAGTAGAATTGTCATCCGTTTTGCCCAATAAGTAATCAACAGAAACATTTAGAACATCGGCAACGGCTTTTAAATTATTGATACTAGGCTCTTTGGTTTTCCATGAATAAATAGTATTTTTGCCTAAATTTGCCTTGTCGTTAACTTGGGTTAGACTAAATCCGCGTTTTTTTGAAACTTTTTTTATTCTATCCAATACTGTCATATCAATGATTTCTCCAAATTCTATGACAAAACAATTAGACTTAGACTAATTAATTGTTGACTATTTTTAGACTAAGACTTATTATTGATTCATCAAGTAATTAAGCAACAAAAAATACACCTATCGAAACAATAACTTTGGCGAGAGATTTAGATAGTAGTAGGTTTTAAATTGCTTATTTCGTATGCACTCATTTTAGACTTAGTCTAAATATAAGTCAATAACTTGATGAATAAATTATGTAAAGGAGGAGTAAAAATGCCAGAACAAACAATCGAAGATGTCGCATTGGAAATTGAAATTAAATACAAAACTGCATTGAGCCGCCACAAAATTTCTCAAAAAGAAATGGCTGAAATGCTTACCACTAAGTCCGAAAAGGTCACACCGCCACAAGTTAACCGTGCAATCAAAGGTGGCAACGAACCCAAGTCAAGACGGATTCGGTCACAAATGGCCAAAATTTTAGGGATTCAATGAAAGGAATGATCCACATGAATGATTTAGTAATTATGAAGAACCAACAAGCCGTTACTAGTAGCTTGCAAGTAGCTGAAACGTTTGAGAAAGAACATCGTAATGTATTAGCAACAATTGGGGGTCTGCTTAAAAATAAGCATACCCAACACATGTTCGCAAAGGAGACATATATTAACGAACAGAACGGTCAATCTTACCCAATCTATTATATGAACCGTGATGGTTTTACTTTGTTAGCAATGGGATTCACTGGTACTAAAGCACTTAAATTTAAACTTCAGTACATTGAAGCATTCAACTCTATGGAAGAACAAGTGAAATTGCCAACATCACCACGAGAGATTGCAAGATTGGCACTCCAAGCCAATGAGGAAACTAATCAACGACTGGATAGCGTGGAGGGCGATGTGAAAGACCTCAAGGAGAACCAAGTTATTCCTAATCCTGAATATAGTGCGCTTAACCGGCGTGTTAACCAGCGCGTGTCGGAAGTTGCACATAGCTATGGTCATATCACACAGAAACAACGAGGTGAGCTGTTCAAAGATATCGGCAGTGGAATCAAGAAGATTGCTAACGTGAGCGCTCGGTCAATGCTACGCAAGAAGGACTACCAGATGGTAATGGACTTCATCAACGATTGGGAACCGTCTACAGCAACTAAGACAATCATTCGACAGACGTCACTTCGATTCGACAAGGAGCCAGCATAGGAGGTAAAACAATGGAATTTGAAAATGTACGTGAAGCACTGAAATTCTTGCTTGAGTATAACGATACGATGTTGAACCCTAACCTTAAATCTCGGGTTAACGGTGGTAAGTGGGAGCCGAGCACAGTTAGCGAAGTTCAAGCGACGAACTATGACGCTTTAGCACAAGCAGCGGACATGCTTGGTATGAGCGACCTTTACTTAAATGAACAGCCAGCATAGGAGGTGAGTTAGATGGAACAATTAAATGTAACAATTGAAAGTTTAGATGAATTAAAAAAGCTGCTTGACGAGGCATCAGACCAGGTCAAACAACTTCAAAATACGATGTCTAAAATTACTGAATATCAAATGAAGTTCCATTAGATAAGCCATTTAGAACATAAAATTCAATAGCTTCATCTCGCATTTCAGTAAAACTTGAAAACTGTGAATTTTTGTTAATGATTTCGTCAACTACAGGTTTATCAAAATCATCAAAGGATTTAACGTTATCTGCCGGGATAGCGCTTAGCAAATCACCTGTTGTCTTGAAGCTTGTATATTTGTTCAAGAAATTATTGGTAAATAAATTCTCAAAGGAAACTTTATGATCGCCATCAAGTTCTTTGGCATTGTTGCTCATGCGATCAAAATCGGACACCAGTTTATCCAAACCATCCATATCTTATCACCTCGATTTATTGGGATAAGCAAAGTATACAACTAAGCAAACATAGGAGGCGAGTTACATGGAATCTAACGACATCTCTTTAAGCCTGCCTAGCAAGGTATTAGAGCCAATCAAGCAAGAGCTAACAGGGATAATCAAATCTGTATTTAAAAGTATGATGGACCGTGAAGCTTTACCGTATTGGATGAAGAAACAGGAAGCTCAAATTTACATGAATGTTAGTGACAAAACTTTAGACAAATTCATTGTTGACGGTTTGAGGGTTTCCGTTGTTGACGGAGTTCAACGGATTTCAAAAAAATCCGCTGATAAATATTATGAAGATCATGAATTATAAATAGTCTATGCGAGGGGCCATTTATTGGGAGGAATTGCCATGGTAGAAGTAGCGGCATTAACCTGGGCGCTAACAACCGTGTGGTGCAAACGCCGAGAGATTAGAAACTGGTTTGGAATTTAGGAGGAAACGATATGTATGAAGAAAACATTGAGCACGCGTTAAGAGCACGTAAGTATAACGCAATTCGTGCAGATGAACGTGAGCTGATTAACGCTATCACGTACGATACAGATGGAATCATTAAGCGGCGCCCGTGCTTTGGATATTCGGAAGAATTTATTGGCGAATTGCAAGAACACGATATTAATGTTTGCGAGCCAGATGAAGAAAACGACGATGGATGGACATTTACATTGCCACCAATGTATTAGGAGGAATGATCATGAAAGTTCATGTAGGTGATCGAGTGAGTTACAAGGCTGAGTATAGTTGCGGCCAATTAATACGAGAAGCCGGTGTTGGCAGAGTAGTTGAAATTAAGCAAATTCCGTTCACGTTGCGCACAAAAAAAGATGTAGCTGTAGTAAAAGAGAATGGCCAGCAATTTGAAATCATTACCAATGGTATTCAAGTGCTCAAGTAGGAGGAATGATCATGCAAAAAGTATCAATTTTACCACTCCACGAGTGGAAACGAGCGCAAAAAAAGCCATCGCTAGTAATGGCTAACGATGGGCTAATGGAAGAGATGATTAGTACCAACACTTACTTTATTCCAAAGCGGTCTCGTTTGCAAGCTAAAAGACAAAAATACTCCCTACTGGAGTGGATTACAAGAGTAGGGAGCAAGAAAACAATTCAAGGTATGCGTATATATTATCGCTAACCAGAAATGTTTGCAAGTGCTAAGAAAGTGAGGACGGTAGTTATGGATAATCCATTACCTTACAAAGAACAACAGGATTGCATTCTTCATGGCATTACACGGATTGCATCAATCGATCCACAAGAATTAACTCCAGAATGGCTGCTAATTCAAAATAATATGGCAATGGCGTTTTGCTTGAATTCATG encodes:
- a CDS encoding tyrosine-type recombinase/integrase, with product MKITHKIIGSKRVYDVRGYLGKYTDINGNTKTKTYHHGGFSSSKAAKLAFDRAKVEFDQRKNNPAAIMDNPTFDEVYEVWLKTYKLGVKESTLNRVEGIFKHHIMPSFGGMRINTITWQKCQEEALKWRESVKQFNKLSQYAALVFRTAQKMGVITTNPMKLVDVPKVPVDYSKDKAADNFWTAEQLATFLSVVDATDGHRTQPRYDRSALFYLLATTGMRKGEALALTWSDIDFKNGMVTISKTISRSIDNHQIISTPKTRNAYRTLSLDSSTIDRLKKYRKSLVAIPRAKDLIFTNKKGQIMSVMTPNHWLEALIGETDLPTITVHGLRHTFASIQVANNINVKALQMQMGHSDIKITLNIYAHLSQQELSAQVYDMSKILAQ
- a CDS encoding ImmA/IrrE family metallo-endopeptidase, whose amino-acid sequence is MNIYIKRLMQYAWDHGISCILTDKLDAYTPSSAKPENNIVLINLKWHNPSEIAFQMAHELGHVINHDEGILYFSSFSNKSKYERMANLEALKILIPIYLSEVDTYADNSVMPFMENFGIPKRLEDDVVNAFRTNKLTY
- a CDS encoding helix-turn-helix domain-containing protein: MTVLDRIKKVSKKRGFSLTQVNDKANLGKNTIYSWKTKEPSINNLKAVADVLNVSVDYLLGKTDDNSTSMKPKQVDITDDDYIMTYQGKPIPPEDMEYIKRILNGGKD
- a CDS encoding Rha family transcriptional regulator, which gives rise to MNDLVIMKNQQAVTSSLQVAETFEKEHRNVLATIGGLLKNKHTQHMFAKETYINEQNGQSYPIYYMNRDGFTLLAMGFTGTKALKFKLQYIEAFNSMEEQVKLPTSPREIARLALQANEETNQRLDSVEGDVKDLKENQVIPNPEYSALNRRVNQRVSEVAHSYGHITQKQRGELFKDIGSGIKKIANVSARSMLRKKDYQMVMDFINDWEPSTATKTIIRQTSLRFDKEPA